A stretch of DNA from Scatophagus argus isolate fScaArg1 chromosome 23, fScaArg1.pri, whole genome shotgun sequence:
AACTTTCCTTGATTATGCACTATTCAGTAGATATTTTCATGAGTCCTCTGATTATAGTCTGTGTCAGTATTCTCACTGACGGTGGACCCTTCTATGTACAGATGGTGGTCCTCGCTCAGCAGGCTGGCGAGACCATGCCGGTCCAGGTGAGGGTCGTCGAAGGAAGTTTGATTTTGACTTCCGGGATTCTGAGAGTCATGGTGGTGGCCGACGGCGTGCAGGCAGTGATGGTCTCGAGGATGACAGAGATGGTCTGCCCGAGTGGTGTACGGACGAGGAAGACGGGGAGATGGGCACTTTTGACTCCTCTGGGGCTTTCATGCCTATGaaggtgtgttttgtttctttgtttttgtctggtaTTTCACAGCCTGATATGAACATATTCACAATAGCAGACTCTGTTCTTTTTCAGATCTTTTATGATAATGCTTGTAACTGCAACTGTATGATATTTTTGGCATTGTCAGCTCTCATGAATGTCCATGAACATTCGGCATGCTTACTTTCTTTCActtctcctcatcttcctctggcAGAAGGGTGGCAAGGAGACAATCCTGGAGGAGGAGTTGGAGTTTAAGGggatagaagaggaagaagaagaggagagccTCGTTGACATCGAGAAGAGCAGCGCtgaaggagacaaagaaaagggtGAAGGAAActtgatattgatattgatattgaaCTTGATATTGTCTGAGTTTGTTGATTTTACCGTGCTTTTCTGCCCTTCTTAATTCCTTGCGtgcatgttctttttttgtagttGTAATAATGCTGAAATCACCCTTCCCTCTGAGCATGAAATAATTTTTATGcatatataaattaaataagaaataattcTTAAAATCAGTATTGTTCTCATATAACTGCCAAATAGTTCCATTTCACATTCTGATCACCTTCAGGTGTTACGGAATATATAGGCTTGGCTCTGCAAACCTATTGTTACAGACGAAGAAATGTTTGGTGACCAGTtgattaaaaagcaaaattgaactgcaaatacaaaacacactacaatatattatatatatgtgtgtatgtgtatatatttagtTATTCCCTGTTGATCACAGGCCCCGAAGGAATTAATTGCTAAATACTTAAtggtttttatttccttcctgttttccacTCAAAGAGATTAAAGAAGTTGGCTCTGCTGTAGGGGATGGTGAGACAAAGCCAgcgtccccctcctcctctcctcctgcccaCTGTACCCCTCCATTCCTGGAGCCTCGGCCCAGCAACGCTGGCCCAGTGGACAACCCTCAGCTGAATAACAGCCATCCTGTCCAGGCCAGCAACACACCCAGCGAAGGTATGGCTTCTTCCAGTAGAGTTGCATAATGTTGAATCAGCTACTCTAAAACCAtgacaattttttatttatttttttaaatctacaaCCGATTCATACACAACTGTCAATTTGTGTCAGTGGATTAGTttgaaaaaatggcaaaaacgTGGACAGGAGTCTGGTACCCGTATGCATCTTGTATTGACTGTCTATCTCACTAATGAAtatgaagtgaaaatgtttccttAACCTTTCTTTAAATTTTTCTTTGGAAGCACTAGAGCAAACAGTACTATATGTACTATATTCTTGATAAAGAATTACGTACTTCTCTTTTGAATTACAAAATTCTAATTTGAAGTGTTGACAGTGTTGGCTTGGCCCTGGCTCTGCAACATTAGAGCTTTTGGCTCCTTGCGTTCAGCCAAGCTCTTTCAGTCTCAGGACAGCGAGTGTGTGGGAGGAAACTCAGCCACGTTATATTTTGGTTTGATACACAATATGTTTAGCCCCAGTCATTTAATATCTTGTTTACTGAACTTGCTGTTCCTGCTGTATCACATAGAGTGCCAGTAGGTGGCTCCAACCTCCTCACGTCCAACATCATCATCCCATAAATAGAAATACTAAAAATAGGACCCATTGTTTTACTAatgtttcttcttgttgttgtttgtgtcagaCGTGGCTCCTGTAGGGAGCACCAAGGCCCAGCTGAGCCCCAGTGCCGCCACCTCCTCCAGTCTgcctcccccacccccttcctctgctgctcctctcctccctccatctggaGGAGACACTGAGGACGATGAGGGCATGAAGCACCTGCAGCAGGTAGGAGCAACAAAAGGCACATTTCGAGCCACTGTCTCATATATATTATAGAACTGTAATAGGAAacacgtgtctgtgtgtatgcatttgtgtgtagGAGGCAGAGAAGATGGTGGCATCACTGCAGGACACGTCTTTAGAGGAGGAGTGTTTTACCcaggctctgcagcagcaggagagcaggaacacagcagctgctctgccaCTGTCACATGAGGCCGCCATGAAGTGGTTCTACAAGGACCCACAAGGAGAGATCCAGGGTACACTCGCTAACTAGCATTTAGTCACttgtacatgcatacatgcaatCATAGATTATTGATGCATAAACATTGCTATTGTCTGAGCTAATTTAAGCGAGGCACAGAAAGTCAGCTACATGATTGCAGGTTTTGCATTTTAAACTCCTCTTTCTCTATCCTGCCCACTACCAGGTCCATTCACCACAGTGGAGATGTGTGAGTGGTTCCAGGCTGGCTACTTCACCATGACCCTGCTGGTGAAGCGGGGCTGCGACGAGGGCTTCCAACCCCTGGGGGACGTCATCAAGATGTGGGGCCGTGTGCCCTTCGCTCCAGGGCCCTCCCCGCCGCCCCTGCTGGTGAGACAGCCACCACCAACGCAGCGCCCGCAGCCCACCCGGGGGCCCGCCGGGACTGTGAGTCAGAACTCAGCCAACTTAGAGAATGGGGAAGGGGGAACAAGTCATGGTTTATATTGTCATATAATTCTGTCATAGTTAATATTTTGATTTCCTCTTGTAGGAAGTGGGAAGGAGATATCTatatcataaaaaatatattttgcagcAGCCTCCAGAGAAAGTCACTGGTTGCATGTAAGATTAAATCTAGCAGAGCAAGACAGTTCTATACCAGCCTTTAGTGATGTTATGTTTGTGGGGTTTGAGTTAAAACAATAGACTGTTCCCTCAGGGCAGCATATAAAACCACCATTCTTTCTTGGACTTTTGAAGATGCTTTGTATTGATTAATGATTGTTCTCCTCTTTCAGGGAAACCTGGACCAGGAGCGCCTGAAAAAGCAACAGgagctggcagcagcagcagctctttatcagcagctccaacagcagcagctattCCAGCTCATTAACAGGTAGGCCTGGGATGTTGTTTCACATTAGTGTACATTAATTCAAGGGTGCCGCAACTGAATGACGTTACTGTCCGACATTTGTTCTCGATAGTTTAAATGGTGCTCTCTTTAAGGCCGTTGAGAAGAGCAGTTCTGATAAACATGTGAGACAGCTTCAGTTGTGCCACTAAAATGCCATAGTGTACTGTTGAGGTTCATCCTGGCTGGGGAcgacaaaaaaatgtgttcgaaacaaacacactgtcactTAACAAATGCCAAACTGAGCAGAGTCATGACGACAGCCTCAGTCTTGTCATGCTGTTGTTATAGTTACAGTCGCTTACCTTACTTGTCAGCTCAAAGTCATATATGACAAATATGAAGATTCTGAATTGTTCCTGCGCTACTGGTCCATCTACCCCATCTGTCGCAAACTCGCTGTTTGGCAGGAGCTTGCAAATATATTGCACTGGTTAAACCAAGAGTGCACAGCAAATCTGTATTGAAATCAGGTGGAGGAGAGCTCATTAGCTGTTTGCATCTGCAAGCAGTGTCCAAGTGGTGGAGTACAGGCTTCATGGCACAAAGGCCTCACTTCAAAAAACTCTTACTGAATGTTAGATAGACCCCGGCAGTCTTTATCAGAGCACCTTTACATTAAATAGGGCTTTTGTCTTAAGCTCTGTCTGAGGAGATTTTAACATTGGAATTTAAATTTCTGTCTTGGGCTGTCTTGGGCTTTGTTTTGTGTAGGTGCAGTGAGCAGGGTATGATGCCTTCGATGAACAGGTCGATGTCAGTGCCAGATACAGGGTCCATGTGGGACATGCATACCTCAGCTTCACAGCCGCCAGGTATGATCTAGCTTGCAACTGGTTGTGCATGCACTGACAACACATGAAAACTGTATTGAGTACACTGATTCTAAAATAacctgattttaattttatgcaGGTGGTGAAGCCAGTCTTTGGGACATAACAATGAATCCTTCTACTCAGGGTCCAACTCTCGAACAGCTTCAAAAGGTGTGTTCAGTCGCCAGGTGTTCAACCTTAGCACACAAATTCACTGtctacgttttttttttttattacaccaTCGTTTCACTTTAATTGTATCTCATTGTCTTCACTGTCAACAGCTGAAACACTTTAATTACAATGATGTGGGGCACATTTTTTTGCTAGCTAATTGTTAGCACAGCTTGTGCCTTTTACTCCATGATGTTATCCCTTCAGCTCCAGCAGGAGAGACGAGACGCTGAACTCAGGGCGAAgcgtgaggaggaggagcagcgtaagaggagggaggagaagaggaggcagcaggaggaacagaagaggagggaggaggaggagcttttCAGACGCAAGCAGGTGAGATGAGGGAAAGagatatttttgcatttccCTTTCTCCTGTCTGTTGCCTTATTGAGACTTATTTTTTTCGGAATATGTTTTGTCACGAGATATGTTTAACCTTTCTTGAGTCTTGAGGCTTGAGtcatataaattaaaatattctagatacagttttttgttttaattttgagtTTATGCATGGTTTCATTAAAGAGATCACGATTGGTTATGATCATGTTTAGAGATATGAATTACCTGCATTACCAATATAAATGACTGTGTCGTGTCTTCAGCAGTGTCGTCAGCAGCAGGAACTGATCATGAAGTTGTTGCAGCAGGGCCCCCAGCAGCAGGGTCCTGGGGCAGGCAGCTCAGGCTGGAGCGGGGCTTCCTCCTCTGGGCT
This window harbors:
- the gigyf1a gene encoding GRB10-interacting GYF protein 1 isoform X1 — encoded protein: MTAETLNFGPEWLRALSSGGSVTSPPPSPAMPKYKLAEYRYGREEMLALYIKDNKVPEDMQDKEFAAILQDEPMQPLALVPLTEEEQRNFSMSVNSVAVLRLMGKGVGGAAPAGVVRGRGATRGGRGRGRGEGGFYQRSIEDAEVGFGRNVREIHRSQSWDDRGERRFEKPLRREVVRPGFEESAGPGGPGRKEYTRADSDNWRTLREEQDEDEGESGGSWRLTGPRRDDGGPRSAGWRDHAGPGEGRRRKFDFDFRDSESHGGGRRRAGSDGLEDDRDGLPEWCTDEEDGEMGTFDSSGAFMPMKKGGKETILEEELEFKGIEEEEEEESLVDIEKSSAEGDKEKEIKEVGSAVGDGETKPASPSSSPPAHCTPPFLEPRPSNAGPVDNPQLNNSHPVQASNTPSEDVAPVGSTKAQLSPSAATSSSLPPPPPSSAAPLLPPSGGDTEDDEGMKHLQQEAEKMVASLQDTSLEEECFTQALQQQESRNTAAALPLSHEAAMKWFYKDPQGEIQGPFTTVEMCEWFQAGYFTMTLLVKRGCDEGFQPLGDVIKMWGRVPFAPGPSPPPLLVRQPPPTQRPQPTRGPAGTGNLDQERLKKQQELAAAAALYQQLQQQQLFQLINRCSEQGMMPSMNRSMSVPDTGSMWDMHTSASQPPGGEASLWDITMNPSTQGPTLEQLQKLQQERRDAELRAKREEEEQRKRREEKRRQQEEQKRREEEELFRRKQQCRQQQELIMKLLQQGPQQQGPGAGSSGWSGASSSGLTKAGKPSHLALLEMQQEAERLLKQQQQQQRAQQQRDRHSSMSMGSSSMGGQWADGVGMWGGPGGMDGKAGSGSSSGSMGMWDEAVKNQAGLRGNSNNNMGLKNSRSSPSLSDQYMMRRKRTEEEEKLLKLLQGMKPQDGFTTWCEQMLHALNTSANNSSSSLDVATIVAYLKEVESPYAVLDFIRSYLGDTVEAKEFAKQFLERRAKQKANQQRQQQQLSKEVAGLNMNFPLQDSMRGMNPSTLQSMFQANHMGKASLYDNQGGKMKKKQPMMLHSDPSILGYSFHNAGECLSLNEMEMVEDY
- the gigyf1a gene encoding GRB10-interacting GYF protein 1 isoform X2; protein product: MTAETLNFGPEWLRALSSGGSVTSPPPSPAMPKYKLAEYRYGREEMLALYIKDNKVPEDMQDKEFAAILQDEPMQPLALVPLTEEEQRNFSMSVNSVAVLRLMGKGVGGAAPAGVVRGRGATRGGRGRGRGEGGFYQRSIEDAEVGFGRNVREIHRSQSWDDRGERRFEKPLRREVVRPGFEESAGPGGPGRKEYTRADSDNWRTLREEQDEDEGESGGSWRLTGPRRDDGGPRSAGWRDHAGPGEGRRRKFDFDFRDSESHGGGRRRAGSDGLEDDRDGLPEWCTDEEDGEMGTFDSSGAFMPMKKGGKETILEEELEFKGIEEEEEEESLVDIEKSSAEGDKEKEIKEVGSAVGDGETKPASPSSSPPAHCTPPFLEPRPSNAGPVDNPQLNNSHPVQASNTPSEDVAPVGSTKAQLSPSAATSSSLPPPPPSSAAPLLPPSGGDTEDDEGMKHLQQEAEKMVASLQDTSLEEECFTQALQQQESRNTAAALPLSHEAAMKWFYKDPQGEIQGPFTTVEMCEWFQAGYFTMTLLVKRGCDEGFQPLGDVIKMWGRVPFAPGPSPPPLLVRQPPPTQRPQPTRGPAGTGNLDQERLKKQQELAAAAALYQQLQQQQLFQLINRCSEQGMMPSMNRSMSVPDTGSMWDMHTSASQPPGGEASLWDITMNPSTQGPTLEQLQKLQQERRDAELRAKREEEEQRKRREEKRRQQEEQKRREEEELFRRKQCRQQQELIMKLLQQGPQQQGPGAGSSGWSGASSSGLTKAGKPSHLALLEMQQEAERLLKQQQQQQRAQQQRDRHSSMSMGSSSMGGQWADGVGMWGGPGGMDGKAGSGSSSGSMGMWDEAVKNQAGLRGNSNNNMGLKNSRSSPSLSDQYMMRRKRTEEEEKLLKLLQGMKPQDGFTTWCEQMLHALNTSANNSSSSLDVATIVAYLKEVESPYAVLDFIRSYLGDTVEAKEFAKQFLERRAKQKANQQRQQQQLSKEVAGLNMNFPLQDSMRGMNPSTLQSMFQANHMGKASLYDNQGGKMKKKQPMMLHSDPSILGYSFHNAGECLSLNEMEMVEDY